DNA sequence from the Deinococcus aestuarii genome:
TGGCCTGCCCTACCGGCTCCTGTCCCGCCGCGACCTCGACATCGCCGACGCGGGGTCGGTCGAGCGGGCGCTGGAGGAACACCGTCCCTGGGCGGTCGTGAACGCTGCCGGATACGTGCGGGTGGACGACGCGGAGGGTGACCCCCGCAATGCGCGCGAGAACGCCCTCGGGCCGCGTCTGCTCGCCCGCGCCTGCGCCGGGGGCGGCGTGCGGCTGCTGACCTTCTCCTCCGATCTCGTGTTCGACGGCCGCAAGGGGGCGCCCTACGTCGAGTCGGACACGCCGGGGCCGCTCAACGCCTACGGCCGCAGCAAGCTCGCCGCCGAGCAGGCCGTCCTGAGCCTGCTCCCGGAGGCCCTGGTGGTGCGGACGAGTGCTTTCTTCGGGCCCTGGGACGAGCACAACTTCGCCGCCCACGTCCGGCGCGAGCTGCGGGCCGGGAGAGCCGTGCGGGCGGCGGGCGATCAGGTCGTCTCGCCGACCTTCGTGCCCGACCTCTCCCACGCGGTCCTCGACCTCCTCCTCGACGGGGAGGGCGGCGTGTGGCACCTGGCGAACCCGGGCGCGGTGAGCTGGGCCGACTTCGCCCGGATGGTCGCCCGCGCCTCGGGCCTCGACCCGGACGGGGTGGAGGAGGTGCCCACCGCCCGCCTCGGCCTCCCGGCGGCGCGGCCCGCCCACAGCGCCCTGGCGAGCGAGCGCGGCTGGCTGATGCCGGATCTCGCGGGCGCCGTCGAACGCTGGAGCGCCCACGTGGAAAGCGCCGAGCGGGAGATGCTGGCCGCCGACTGACGGCGGGCGGACGCGGGGCCGGGGCGGCGAGGCGTCAACCCGGCCCCGCGTCTGTGCCGGTGAGGGGAAAGGGTCCTTCACCCTTCCCGCCGTTCCCCGCCTCTTGGCAGCCCCACGATCAGCCCCAGCGGCCCGGCGAGGAGCAGCCACATGGCGGCCTCCACCCCGAAGCGGTCGGCGATCAGGCCCAGCACGGGCAGCACGGCCCCGCCCGCCAGCCCCGCCACGCTCCCGAGCGCCATGACCGTGCCGCTGCGCTCCGGCAGGCTCGCGTACAGCCGCGCCTGCAAGACGGCGTACCACCCGGAGGTGAGCAGCCCGAGCGCCCCCAGCAGGGCCAGCTTGACGCCGACCCCGGGCGCGAGCAGGAAGGCCGGGAAGACCACCGCCGCCCCCCACGCGCTCGCCCGGACGAGCCGCACGCCGTCCGCCCGCTCCAGCAGCGGCACCACGAGCGCGTCGCCCAGGAGCCCCACCCCGGTCAGGACCGCCACCGCGAGGCCCGCGACCGCCGGGGTCGTGCCCACCGCGTCCACGAAATACAGGGCGAGAAAGCCCCGGAACACGTCGAGCAGCAAATTTGACCCCTCCAGCAGGGCGAGTCCGAGGCGCACCTCGCCGCGCCCCAGGGCCCCGCCCACCCCCCTCACCGCCGCGCGGACCCCGGGACCCGCCGGGCCGGGCCGCGCCGCTGGCCGCCACGCCCCCCCCGACCGCCACGCGACGAGCAGGGCCGCCACGCTCAGCCCGGCGAGCCCCGCGTAGGTGGCCCGCCACCCCAGGCCCGCCGTCACGGCGAGGCCGAGCAGGAGGGGGCCCGCCACATTGCCCAGCGACCCCGCCAGCGCCCAGCGCGCCATGTTCTGTTCGCGCCGCGCGGGCTCGGCGTCCATCAGCGCGGCCTGGGTCAGGCTGACGAAGGCCCCCGAGGCCGGGTAGAAGAGCACCAGCGCCGCCAGCAGCGACCAGAACCCGCCCGACACGGCGAAGAGCATGAGCGAGGCGGCGAACGCCACCCCCCCGCCGAGCACCAGCCCGCGCCGCCGCCCGGCGTCTGCGAGCAGCCCGAAGGCGGGCTCGACGAGGTTGGCGAGCACGGCGGGCACCCCGAGCAGCAGCCCCACCTGGGCGTACGAGAGCGAGAGGTCTTCCCGGACGAGCGGCCACGCGGCCCCCGTCACGCCGTCCACCAGCTCGTCGAGCAGTTCGATGACCAGGGCGGTGGTGAGAAAGGCCACCGGGAATTTCAGCGCGGGACGTGGAGAGAACGACACAACCCTCTTCCCCTTTCACGAGAGCGGCAAAGCGGCGGCTCGGCGTGGAAGGGGTGGGGCAAGGCCGGTGTGGGCGGCTCTGCGGAATGAGGGTCACCAGGGCGGGAAGGTCATGCTCCAGTGTATGCGGGTGGGAGGGCGCCTGACCGGGGCTCCGGCCCCGGCCTCAGGTCAGGACGGGGTGCCGCACCGGAGGGGTGTGGAGCGGGGCTGAGAAAATCCAGAGGCCACACGTTCTGAAATCCCTGAACTGTCTTGAAAAGTCGGTCGGCGTCCCGGTCACCGCCTTCTCGCCAGATTCCCGGCCGCCACGCAGGTGTCCAGGCGCCGCGTCACTCAACCACCGGCGGGATGACGGATTCCCTCCGCCGGGTTCATTCCGCCGGGTTCATTGCACATTGCAATCACTCATCGGGGGCTGTGGCAGAGTGAGGGGGTGGACACCGCTCCCCTGCCTCCCTTCGCCCCGGCGGCCCCGGAACTGGCGCTCCTGACGGCCTTCTGGGAGGCCTGGCAGGCGCTCACGACGCTGGGCGAGGCCGAGTTGCGCGTCCGGCACGACCTGGACCTGCGGTCCTTCATCGCCCTGGCCTACGTGCAGGGAGGGACCGACCAGCCAGCGGTGCTGGCCCGCGAACTCGGCGTGCCCCGCTACGAGGTCAGCCGCGTGCTGCACGCCCTGGAGGCCCGGGGCGCGGTGACCCGCCGCCAGACGCAGCCGGACGCCCGCCGGGTCACCGTGACCGTCACCCCGCGGGGGGCAGCGCTGTGGGAGGCGGCGCTGGAGACGGTGCGGGAGGTCGCCGGGCCCCCGCTCGCCACCCTGGGTCCCCGGGTCCACGCCCTCACCCACGACCTGCGGGCCCTGGCGCACGCCACCCGCCCCCTTCCCCGCCCCTCGTCCCGACAGGAGACCGAATGACCACCCCACCGTCCGACCCGCCCCGCTGCCCCTTCACCGGACAGGCGGCCTCGCTGACCCGCCGGGGCGACCTCCCGGCCGAATCCCTCCCGGAGATCGAGGTGGACGAGCGCGGGGTCTACCGGGTCCACGCCTTCGGGGCGGCGCGGGACATCCTGCGCTCGGAGGCGGTGCGGCAGGCGGGCTTCATGGCCGAGGCCGCGCGGGAGATGGGCGGGCTGGGCCGTCCCCCGGTCCTGTTCGAGGAGGGTGAGACGCACCACGAGATGCGGCGCTCGACCGCCCGCTACTTCACCCCGACCCAGGTCGCCGGGTACGGCCCCACCATCGCTGCCTTCGCCGACGACTTGATCGCCGAGCTCGCCCGCCGGGGCGAGATGAAGCTCGACGACCTCAGCCTGCGGCTCGCCGTGGGGGTCGCCGCGCAGGTGGTCGGCCTGACCGACAGCCGCCTCCCGGGGCTGGAGCGCCGCGTCATCGCCTTCGTGGAGGGGGGAGGCGACAGCGAACCCGGCCGGGTGGGGCCGGAGCGGGGCCGGGTCGAGGGCCTGCGGCAACAGGCGCAGATGGCCCTCTTCTTCCTCCTCGACGTGAAACCCGCCATCGAGGCCAGACGCAGGGCGCGCCGCGACGACCTGATCAGCCACCTGCTCGACCGGGGGTACGGCGAGGTGGAGATCCTGACCGAGTGCCTGACCTACGGCACGGCGGGGATGGTGACCACCCGCGAATTCATCAGCGCCGCCGCGTGGCACCTGCTGAGAGACCCCGAGCTGCGCGCGAGCTACGTCCACGGCACCGAGCGGGAGCGCCACGCCATCTTGCACGAGATCCTGCGCCTGGAGCCGGTCGTGACCACGCTCTATCGCCGCGCGGCGGCAGAGCTGACGGTGGAGGGGCGCAGCGTCCCGGCGGGCAGCCTGCTCGCGCTGAACATCCAGCACGCCAACGTGGACCCGGAGGTGATGGGGGAAGACGCCGCGCAGCTCTGCCCGGCCCGGCCGTTGCCGCGCGGGGTCCAGCCTCAGGGGCTGTCGTTCGGCGACGGGCACCACCGCTGCCCCGGCGCGTTTCTGGCGATCAAGGAGTCGGACGTGTTCTTGCGCCGGTTGCTGATGTGGCGGGACCTGGAGGTCGTCTCCGAACCCCGCCTCGGCTACAACGAGGTCGTCAAGGGCTACGAGCTGCGCGGCTTCCGGGTCCGCCTGGGTCGGGGAGGGCGGGCCCGGCCGGGAGCCTGATCCGTCCTGCCCTGGACTGTCTCACAGCGCCGGGCGCCGCTGAGGGGGCCCCGTGTGCGGCGCCCTCACAGCCCGGAGGAGCGGCTCAACGGGGAGGTCTCCACATTTACCGAGCACTGCTGCACGAAGGCGCCGTCCACCACGATGAACTGGCCTGTACTGTAGGCTGCGCCGGGGAAGGCCAGAAAGACGGCGGTCCCCGTCCGGTCCTAAGTGTTGATGAGGCTGGGCGTCACGCCGTTTACTTGCACCCTGTAGGGCGTGAGGTCGAGCACCATCGCGCGGGCTGGAGCTTCTCCCTCACCTTCTGCGGCCCGGCGTCCGAGAACTCGAGCTCAATTAATACAAAGTTTCACCCTGTTTCCTTTCTCTTGTACTTCGGGCCGGGCTGCTCCTCCTCCGCCTTCCGCGCACTTGTTGCGGGACCTGCTCGGATGCGTTGCAAGAGAGGTTCCGACTCTCCTCACCAACTTGGTCGTTCATCCATACCCTGCTTTGGCTCTCGGTTGTCCAGCCTTTGCCCCGGCGAGGGCTCTTCTGTGAGCATGGATCAAGTGGCGAGCTGGATTGCTGTAAGCCGGATAAGGGTGCACGACAAATCTGGTCTTCGTAATTAGGTTGGGTCTGGAGTGGTGTTGCTGGATGGTTGGGGAGAGCGGGTTGCAATCCCCTTCGCCTCTCCCACTCTCACTAAATTTCGTATTAATTTACTGCGGTGGGTGTGGAGAGATACCCTTAACGGCGGGTGCAGGCAGCGTTCATCTCTGTTCCGGCTGGCGGGTGAAGGGTAGGGGGGTTGTGGGGCGGGCCCGCAGCGAGACCGCTTCTCAGGAGGACCACCCATGACGACGTACCGCAAGCTGGGCCGCAGCGGCCTGCATCTCTTTCCCATCGGCCTGGGCACCATGCAGTTCGGCTGGAGCGCCGACGAGCAGACCGCTCAGGGCATCATGGACGCCTATCACGAGGCAGGCGGCAATTTTATCGATACGGCCGACATCTACACGACGTGGACCCCCGGCAACCCCGGCGGCGTATCCGAGGAGATCATCGGGCGGTGGGTCAAGGCGCGCGGCAACCGCGACGACCTCGTGATCGCCACCAAGGTGCGCGGGCCGATGGGCGGGTTCGGCCGCGAGGGACGGGGCAGCGTCCACCAGCGCGAGGGCCTGTCGCGGCGCTGGATCATGCGGGCGTGTGAGGACAGCCTGCGGCGCCTGGGGGTGGACCACATCGACCTGTACCAGGTCCACTGGGTGGACAACCAGACGCCCATCGAGGAGACGCTGGAGGCGCTCACCGAACTCGTCCGGCGCGGGTATGTGCGCTACATCGGCTGCTCGAACTTCTCCGCGTGGCGGCTGATGCAGGCCCTGTGGACGAGCGACCGCCGGGGGCTGGAGGCCTTTGTCAGCGTCCAGCCCGAGTACAGCCTGCTCTCGCCGACGCGGGCGAACTTCGAGCGCGAGCTGATGCGGGTGTGCGAGGCGTACGGCCTCGGGATCGTTCCGTGGAGCCCGCTCGGCGGCGGGATGCTGACGGGCAAGTACAAACGGGGCCAGCCCCTCCCGGAGAGCGTGCGCGCGGACGAGAATGCCCGGCGGCGCTTCAGCGAGCGCAACTTTGACATCGTGGAAACCCTGGAGGCGGTCGCGGGGCGGCACGGGGCGAGGCCCGCGCAGGTCGCGCTGGCGTGGCTGCTCGCCCAGCCGATGATGACCTCGCCCATCATCGGCGCGAACAACGTCACCCAGCTCGGGGAACTCCTCGGCACGCTGGACCTGCGCCTCAGTGACGAGGACCTCGGCGAGATCACCCGCGTCAGCGACTGGGAACGGGCGAGAACCGAGCTCGAGCAGTGAGGAGGGCCGGGAGCCCCACCGGGACGCTTCCGCCTCCCTCCCGACTCCGGGAAGAGGAACCCTATGGCACAGAACGAACCGGGCATCACGGCCCGCCCCTGGGGCACGGCGCCGGACGGACGGCCCATCACGCTCTACACGTTACGAAACCGCCACGGCCTCCAGGCCGACATCATGGATTTCGGGGGCGTGGTCGTGCGCCTGCTCACCCCGGACCGGGAGGGGCGGCCGGGGGACATCGTGCTCGGGCACGATCAGGCCGGGCCGTACTTCGACCCCGGCACGTCCCCCTACTTCGGGGCGCTGATCGGGCGCTACGGCAACCGGATCGCGGGGGGAAGCTTCACGCTGGACGAGAAGACCTACCGGCTCGCGCGGAACAACGGCCCGAACGCGCTGCACGGCGGAGAGCGGGGCTTCCACCTGCGGCTGTGGCAGGGGCGACCCCTCACGGCGGAAGACGGCCCCGCCCTCGAACTCTCGTACCTCAGCCCGGACGGTGAGGAGGGCTACCCCGGCACCCTCTTGGTCCGGGTGACGTACACCCTCACCCAAGGCGACGCGCTGCGGATCGACTACGAGGCGACGACGGACGCGCCCACCGTCCTCAACCTCACGAACCACACGTACTGGAACCTGAGCGGCGACGCGCGGCGCGACATCCTCGGGCACGAGCTCAC
Encoded proteins:
- a CDS encoding aldose epimerase family protein translates to MAQNEPGITARPWGTAPDGRPITLYTLRNRHGLQADIMDFGGVVVRLLTPDREGRPGDIVLGHDQAGPYFDPGTSPYFGALIGRYGNRIAGGSFTLDEKTYRLARNNGPNALHGGERGFHLRLWQGRPLTAEDGPALELSYLSPDGEEGYPGTLLVRVTYTLTQGDALRIDYEATTDAPTVLNLTNHTYWNLSGDARRDILGHELTVQADHITPVDETLIPTGELLAVGGTPFDFRQGTAVGARVNQDDEQLGFAGGYDHNFVLRGGEGLKAAATLHDPASGRRVEVFTTQPGMQVYSGNFLDGSIVGKGGRRYGHRWAVCLETQHFPDSPHWPGFPSTVLRPGERFTSRTVYAFSAD
- a CDS encoding MarR family winged helix-turn-helix transcriptional regulator, translated to MDTAPLPPFAPAAPELALLTAFWEAWQALTTLGEAELRVRHDLDLRSFIALAYVQGGTDQPAVLARELGVPRYEVSRVLHALEARGAVTRRQTQPDARRVTVTVTPRGAALWEAALETVREVAGPPLATLGPRVHALTHDLRALAHATRPLPRPSSRQETE
- a CDS encoding MFS transporter, whose protein sequence is MSFSPRPALKFPVAFLTTALVIELLDELVDGVTGAAWPLVREDLSLSYAQVGLLLGVPAVLANLVEPAFGLLADAGRRRGLVLGGGVAFAASLMLFAVSGGFWSLLAALVLFYPASGAFVSLTQAALMDAEPARREQNMARWALAGSLGNVAGPLLLGLAVTAGLGWRATYAGLAGLSVAALLVAWRSGGAWRPAARPGPAGPGVRAAVRGVGGALGRGEVRLGLALLEGSNLLLDVFRGFLALYFVDAVGTTPAVAGLAVAVLTGVGLLGDALVVPLLERADGVRLVRASAWGAAVVFPAFLLAPGVGVKLALLGALGLLTSGWYAVLQARLYASLPERSGTVMALGSVAGLAGGAVLPVLGLIADRFGVEAAMWLLLAGPLGLIVGLPRGGERREG
- a CDS encoding aldo/keto reductase; amino-acid sequence: MTTYRKLGRSGLHLFPIGLGTMQFGWSADEQTAQGIMDAYHEAGGNFIDTADIYTTWTPGNPGGVSEEIIGRWVKARGNRDDLVIATKVRGPMGGFGREGRGSVHQREGLSRRWIMRACEDSLRRLGVDHIDLYQVHWVDNQTPIEETLEALTELVRRGYVRYIGCSNFSAWRLMQALWTSDRRGLEAFVSVQPEYSLLSPTRANFERELMRVCEAYGLGIVPWSPLGGGMLTGKYKRGQPLPESVRADENARRRFSERNFDIVETLEAVAGRHGARPAQVALAWLLAQPMMTSPIIGANNVTQLGELLGTLDLRLSDEDLGEITRVSDWERARTELEQ
- a CDS encoding cytochrome P450, with product MTTPPSDPPRCPFTGQAASLTRRGDLPAESLPEIEVDERGVYRVHAFGAARDILRSEAVRQAGFMAEAAREMGGLGRPPVLFEEGETHHEMRRSTARYFTPTQVAGYGPTIAAFADDLIAELARRGEMKLDDLSLRLAVGVAAQVVGLTDSRLPGLERRVIAFVEGGGDSEPGRVGPERGRVEGLRQQAQMALFFLLDVKPAIEARRRARRDDLISHLLDRGYGEVEILTECLTYGTAGMVTTREFISAAAWHLLRDPELRASYVHGTERERHAILHEILRLEPVVTTLYRRAAAELTVEGRSVPAGSLLALNIQHANVDPEVMGEDAAQLCPARPLPRGVQPQGLSFGDGHHRCPGAFLAIKESDVFLRRLLMWRDLEVVSEPRLGYNEVVKGYELRGFRVRLGRGGRARPGA